Proteins encoded within one genomic window of Dromaius novaehollandiae isolate bDroNov1 unplaced genomic scaffold, bDroNov1.hap1 HAP1_SCAFFOLD_41, whole genome shotgun sequence:
- the LOC135326946 gene encoding olfactory receptor 14A16-like: LLAFTDTRELQLLHFSLFLGIYLAALLGNGLIITAIACDHHLHSPMYFFLLNLSILGLECISTTVPKSMANSLWDTRAISYLGCAAQVFLLLFLFPTEYSLLTVMAYDRFLAICRPLHYGTIMDSRACVKMAAAAWASGFLYALLHTGNTFSIPLCQGNVVDQFFCEIPQILKLSCSDSYLRELGLLVFTACLGFGCFVFIVLSYVQIFTAVLRIPSEQGRHKAFSTCLPHLAVVSLFISTGMFAYLKPPSLSSPVLDLVVAVLYSVVPPTVNPLIYSLRNKELKDALKKLIQWEPGQHQ; the protein is encoded by the coding sequence ctcctggcattcacagacacacgggagctgcagctcctgcacttctcgctcttcctgggcatctacctggctgccctcctgggcaacggcctcatcatcacagccatagcctgcgaccatcACCTCCACagccccatgtacttcttcctcctcaacctctccatcctcggcCTTGAatgcatctccaccactgtccccaaatccatggccaattccctgtgggacaccagggccatttcctacttgggatgtgctgcccaagtcttcctgcttctctttttgtttccaacagagtattctctcctcacagtcatggcctatgaccgctttcttgccatctgcagacccctgcactatgggaccatcatggacagcagagcttgtgtcaaaatggcagcagctgcctgggccagtggtttcctctatgctctcctgcacactgggaacacattttccataccactgtGTCAAGGGAATgttgtggaccagttcttctgtgagattccccagatcctcaagctctcctgctcagactcctacctcagggaacttgggcttcttgtgtttactgcctgtttaggctttgggtgttttgttttcattgtgctgtcctacgtgcagatcttcactgctgtgctgaggatcccctctgagcagggccggcacaaagcttTCTCCacgtgcctcccgcacctggccgtggtctccctgttcatcagcacaggcatgtttgcctacctgaagcccccctccctctcttccccagttctggatctggtggtggctgttctgtactcggtggtgcctccaacagtgaaccccctcatctacagtttgaggaacaaggagctgaaggatgcCCTGAAAAAATTGATCCAGTGGGAACCAGGTCAGCACCAATAA
- the LOC135326947 gene encoding olfactory receptor 14C36-like, with protein sequence LHYGTLMGSRACVKMAAAAWASGFLYALLHTANTFSIPLCQGNTVDQFFCEVPQILKLSCSDAYLREVGLNVVSGCLVFGCFIFIVVSYVQIFTAVLRIPSEQGRHKAFSMCLPHLAVVSLFVSTVMTAYLKPPSISSPALDLVVTVLYSVVPPALNPLIYSMRNKELKDALRKAPEAFGSIYVSKASPMAEDDAAGEDFCPVGTHKSMGPDGKHPRVQREVAGVIATLLLIIF encoded by the exons ctgcactacgggaccctcatgggcagcagagcttgtgtcaaaatggcagcagctgcctgggccagtggttttctctatgctctcctgcacactgcgaacaccttttcaataccactctgccaaggcaacacagtggaccagttcttctgtgaggttccccagatcctcaagctctcctgctcagacgcctacctcagggaagtggggcttaatgtggttagtggctgtttagtctttgggtgtttcattttcattgtggtgtcctacgtgcagatcttcactgctgtgctgaggatcccctctgagcagggccggcacaaagccttttccatgtgcctcccgcacctggctgtggtctctctgtttgtcagcactgtcatgactgcctacctgaagcctccctccatctcctcgccagctctggatctggtggtgactgttttGTACTCAGTGGTACCTCCagctctgaaccccctcatctacagcatgaggaacaaggagctgaaggatgccctgaggaaa GCCCCCGAGGCCTTTGGCAGCATCTAtgttagcaaagcctcacccatggcagaggacgatgcagctggggaggacttttGTCCAGtgggcacacacaagtccatgggaccagacgggaagcaccccagggtgcagcgAGAAGTGGCTGGAGTCATTGCAACACTGCTCTTGATCATCTTTTAA